One genomic segment of Labeo rohita strain BAU-BD-2019 chromosome 14, IGBB_LRoh.1.0, whole genome shotgun sequence includes these proteins:
- the cryba1l1 gene encoding crystallin, beta A1, like 1 — MYRFTRSAMMQPMMNYGMGMAPFFKVTVFEQEHFQGKCQEFTSECCNIQECGFDNIRSIRVESGAWVGYEHHDFQGQQFILERGEYPHWDAYSGNLSYHVERLMSFRPVYCASHQSSRMTIYEKENFLGRCAELCDDYPSLQAMGWCSPEVGSMHVQCGAFVCYEFPGYRGRQYIMECERHSGDYQHWRNWGSHSQTPQIQSIRRIQH; from the exons ATGTATAGGTTCACTAGATCCGCCATGATGCAGCCCATGATGAACTATGGCATGGGAATGGCTCCTTTCTTCaag GTGACCGTGTTTGAGCAGGAACACTTCCAGGGAAAATGTCAGGAGTTCACCTCAGAATGCTGCAACATCCAGGAGTGTGGCTTCGACAACATCCGTTCTATTCGCGTTGAGAGTGGCGC CTGGGTGGGTTACGAGCACCACGACTTCCAGGGACAGCAGTTCATCCTGGAGAGAGGAGAGTATCCTCACTGGGATGCCTACAGCGGAAACCTGTCCTACCATGTGGAGAGGCTCATGTCTTTTAGACCAGTCTATTGCGCT TCTCACCAGAGCAGTCGTATGACCATCTACGAGAAGGAGAACTTCCTGGGCCGCTGTGCGGAGCTGTGTGACGACTACCCCTCTCTGCAGGCCATGGGATGGTGCAGTCCTGAAGTGGGCTCCATGCATGTGCAGTGCGGAGC TTTTGTGTGTTACGAGTTCCCTGGATACAGGGGAAGGCAGTACATCATGGAGTGTGAGAGGCACAGCGGAGACTATCAGCACTGGAGAAACTGGGGTTCCCACAGCCAGACCCCTCAGATCCAGTCCATCCGCAGAATCCAGCACTAA